One genomic window of Punica granatum isolate Tunisia-2019 chromosome 1, ASM765513v2, whole genome shotgun sequence includes the following:
- the LOC116192365 gene encoding omega-amidase, chloroplastic gives MKSSSSALSSILHSPKTHLSLSPSSHLSRSVSVFSKPLSPSSNRIDAPRARIFFSSPLNLPRNFQTKPSSFSTVMASSFKPEQARSPPAVPFPTPSLTKFKIGLCQLSVTADKERNIAHAQKAIQEAAEKGAKLVVLPEIWNSPYSNDSFPVYAEDIDAGASPSVDMLSEIARLLKITIVGGSIPERSGDRLYNTCCVFDSDGKLKAKHRKIHLFDIDIPGKITFMESKTLTAGETPTIVDTEVGRIGIGICYDIRFQELAMIYAARGAHLLCYPGAFNMTTGPLHWELLQRARAVDNQLYVATCSPARDAGAGYVAWGHSTLIGPFGEVLAITEHEEAIIIAEIDYSIMEMRRTNLPLAKQRRGDLYQLVDIQRLNSE, from the exons ATGaagtcttcttcttcagcaCTGTCATCGATCCTCCACAGCCCCAAGACCCATCTCAGTCTCAGTCCAAGCTCGCATCTTTCACGCTCCGTTAGTGTCTTCTCCAAGCCCCTGTCTCCGTCTTCGAATCGAATCGACGCCCCGAGAGCAAGAATCTTCTTCTCCAGTCCCCTGAATCTTCCCCGGAATTTTCAGACGAAACCCTCCAGTTTCTCGACTGTAATGGCTTCCTCCTTCAAGCCCGAGCAGGCGAGGTCTCCCCCCGCCGTGCCCTTCCCCACTCCCTCGCTAACCAAG TTCAAGATTGGGTTGTGCCAACTGTCTGTGACAGCAGATAAAGAGAGGAATATTGCTCATGCTCAAAAGGCAATTCAAGAGGCTGCTGAGAAGGGTGCTAAGCTTGTTGTCTTGCCT gaaatatGGAACAGCCCATATTCAAACGATAGCTTCCCAGTTTATGCTGAGGATATCGATGCTGGGGCTTCTCCTTCAGTAGACATGTTATCAGAAATTGCACGTCTTCTGAAAATCACCATCGTTGGCGGCTCCATACCTGAAAGATCCGGTGATCGCTTATACAACACTTGTTGTGTCTTCGATTCTGATGGAAAGTTGAAAGCCAAGCATCGGAAG ATACATCTCTTTGATATTGATATTCCTGGGAAGATCACTTTTATGGAATCAAAAACACTTACAGCTGGGGAGACACCGACCATTGTTGACACAG AGGTTGGGCGTATTGGTATCGGCATCTGCTATGACATCCGTTTTCAGGAGTTGGCTATGATTTATGCTGCGAGAG GTGCTCACTTGCTGTGCTATCCTGGGGCATTTAACATGACTACTGGACCACTTCACTGGGAATTGTTGCAGCGAGCAAG GGCTGTTGACAATCAG TTATACGTTGCGACTTGTTCGCCTGCTCGGGATGCTGGGGCTGGTTATGTTGCCTGGGGCCACTCCACTCTCATTGGGCCA TTTGGAGAGGTTCTCGCAATCACTGAGCACGAGGAAGCAATTATCATCGCTGAAATTGATTATTCGATAATGGAAATGCGAAG